Proteins from a single region of Rana temporaria chromosome 5, aRanTem1.1, whole genome shotgun sequence:
- the RAD21 gene encoding double-strand-break repair protein rad21 homolog isoform X2: protein MFYAHFVLSKRGPLAKIWLAAHWDKKLTKAHVFECNLESSVESIISPKVKMALRTSGHLLLGVVRIYHRKAKYLLADCNEAFIKIKMAFRPGVVDLPEENREAAYNAITLPEEFHDFDQPLPDLDDIDVAQQFSLNQSRVEEITMREEVGNLNILQDNDFGDFGMDDREMMREGSAFEDDMLVSTSASNLLLEPEQPEAPLVEKSNHLEYDDQYKDDNFGDGNDGGILDDKLISDGGGGIFDDPPTLPEEGIALPEQPPHDDDLDDDDNVSLGGADSPDSVDPVEPLPTMTDQTTLVPNEEEAFALEPIDITVKETKAKRKRKLIVDSVKELDSKTIRAQLSDYSDIVTTLDLAPPTKKLMMWKETGGVEKLFSLPAQPLWNPRLLKLFTRCLTPLVADELRKRKKGGEADNLDEFLKEFENPEVPREEMRQQEVIDQPILEEASRLQESMIEGSRSQLDETIMPPPPTPQPLPLPQQQQQGVKRDSQQMEPEPLIPQEPEPQIEMPPVELPPEEPQTLSELIPELNLLPEKEKDKEDEEEEEDTTGTEQDQEERRWNKRTQQMLHGLQRVLAKTGAESISLIDLCRNTNRKQAAAKFYSFLVLKKQQAIELTQEEPYSDIIATPGPRFHVV from the exons ATGTTTTACGCACACTTTGTTCTGAGCAAGAGAGGGCCGCTAGCCAAAATTTGGCTGGCGGCCCACTGGGACAAGAAGCTGACTAAAGCCCATGTGTTTGAGTGCAACTTGGAGAGCAGTGTGGAGAGCATCATCTCGCCGAAG GTAAAAATGGCTTTGCGTACTTCTGGGCATCTCCTTTTGGGTGTTGTCAGAATCTACCACAGGAAGGCAAAGTACCTCCTCGCTGACTGTAACGAAGCTTTCATCAAAATAAAGATGGCCTTTCGGCCTG GTGTGGTGGACTTGCCTGAGGAAAACCGAGAAGCCGCATACAATGCAATTACTCTGCCAGAGGAATTTCATGATTTTGACCAACCGTTACCAGATCTAGA TGATATTGATGTGGCCCAGCAGTTCAGTCTCAACCAGAGTAGAGTGGAGGAAATCACTATGAGAGAAGAGGTTGGAAACCTCAATATCTTGCAAGACAATGATTTTG GTGACTTTGGTATGGATGACCGAGAGATGATGCGTGAAGGCAGTGCGTTTGAAGATGACATGTTGGTCAGTACCAGCGCCTCCAATCTGTTACTGGAGCCAGAACAGCCCGAAGCACCTCTGGTCGAGAAGAGCAACCACTTGGAATATGATGACCAGTACAAAGATGACAACTTCGGGGATGGAAATGACGGAGGAATATTGG ATGACAAGCTTATAAGTGATGGTGGCGGGGGTATCTTTGATGACCCACCCACGCTTCCGGAAGAAGGTATCGCACTGCCTGAACAGCCCCCACATGATGACGATCTGGACGATGATGATAATGTATCCC TTGGTGGGGCAGACAGCCCTGATTCTGTGGATCCTGTGGAGCCTCTGCCAACTATGACTGATCAGACTACCTTGGTCCCGAATGAGGAGGAGGCTTTTGCTCTGGAGCCAATTGATATCACAG TCAAGGAAACTAAGGCCAAGAGGAAGAGAaagctgattgtggacagtgtgaagGAGTTGGACAGCAAAACCATTCGTGCCCAGCTGAGCGACTACTCTGATATTGTAACAACACTGGACCTGGCACCTCCAACCAAGAAACTGATGATGTGGAAAGAGACGGGAGGTGTGGAAAAACTTTTCTCCCTTCCTGCTCAGCCCTTGTGGAACCCTAGACTCCTGAAG CTGTTTACACGTTGCCTCACACCTCTGGTAGCTGATGAGCTCCGAAAGAGGAAAAAGGGTGGAGAAGCTGATAATTTGGATGAGTTCCTGAAGGAATTTGAGAATCCGGAAGTTCCAAGAGAGGAAATGAGACAACAGGAAGTTATTG ACCAACCCATATTGGAAGAAGCCAGTAGATTGCAGGAGTCTATGATAGAGGGAAGCAGATCTCAGCTGGATGAAACCATAATGCCACCACCACCAACTCCTCAGCCACTGCCGCTGCCACAGCAACAGCAGCAAGGTGTGAAGCGTGACTCTCAACAGATGGAACCAGAGCCATTGATTCCT caAGAACCAGAGCCTCAGATAGAGATGCCACCTGTGGAACTTCCACCAGAGGAACCTCAGACTCTCAGTGAGCTAATCCCAGAGCTCAATCTTCTACCAGAGAAGGAAAAAGacaaggaggatgaggaggaggag GAAGATACCACGGGGACTGAGCAGGACCAGGAAGAGAGAAGGTGGAACAAGAGGACTCAACAGATGCTACACGGTCTTCAG agagtCTTGGCCAAAACGGGCGCTGAATCCATTAGTTTGATTGACCTGTGCCGAAATACAAACCGCAAGCAAGCCGCAGCAAAATTCTACAGTTTCCTGGTCCTTAAAAAGCAACAAGCGATTGAGCTGACACAGGAGGAACCATACAGTGACATCATTGCCACACCAGGCCCAAGGTTTCACGTGGTCTGA
- the RAD21 gene encoding double-strand-break repair protein rad21 homolog isoform X1, with product MFYAHFVLSKRGPLAKIWLAAHWDKKLTKAHVFECNLESSVESIISPKVKMALRTSGHLLLGVVRIYHRKAKYLLADCNEAFIKIKMAFRPGVVDLPEENREAAYNAITLPEEFHDFDQPLPDLDDIDVAQQFSLNQSRVEEITMREEVGNLNILQDNDFGDFGMDDREMMREGSAFEDDMLVSTSASNLLLEPEQPEAPLVEKSNHLEYDDQYKDDNFGDGNDGGILDDKLISDGGGGIFDDPPTLPEEGIALPEQPPHDDDLDDDDNVSLGGADSPDSVDPVEPLPTMTDQTTLVPNEEEAFALEPIDITVKETKAKRKRKLIVDSVKELDSKTIRAQLSDYSDIVTTLDLAPPTKKLMMWKETGGVEKLFSLPAQPLWNPRLLKLFTRCLTPLVADELRKRKKGGEADNLDEFLKEFENPEVPREEMRQQEVIDQPILEEASRLQESMIEGSRSQLDETIMPPPPTPQPLPLPQQQQQGVKRDSQQMEPEPLIPQEPEPQIEMPPVELPPEEPQTLSELIPELNLLPEKEKDKEDEEEEEEDTTGTEQDQEERRWNKRTQQMLHGLQRVLAKTGAESISLIDLCRNTNRKQAAAKFYSFLVLKKQQAIELTQEEPYSDIIATPGPRFHVV from the exons ATGTTTTACGCACACTTTGTTCTGAGCAAGAGAGGGCCGCTAGCCAAAATTTGGCTGGCGGCCCACTGGGACAAGAAGCTGACTAAAGCCCATGTGTTTGAGTGCAACTTGGAGAGCAGTGTGGAGAGCATCATCTCGCCGAAG GTAAAAATGGCTTTGCGTACTTCTGGGCATCTCCTTTTGGGTGTTGTCAGAATCTACCACAGGAAGGCAAAGTACCTCCTCGCTGACTGTAACGAAGCTTTCATCAAAATAAAGATGGCCTTTCGGCCTG GTGTGGTGGACTTGCCTGAGGAAAACCGAGAAGCCGCATACAATGCAATTACTCTGCCAGAGGAATTTCATGATTTTGACCAACCGTTACCAGATCTAGA TGATATTGATGTGGCCCAGCAGTTCAGTCTCAACCAGAGTAGAGTGGAGGAAATCACTATGAGAGAAGAGGTTGGAAACCTCAATATCTTGCAAGACAATGATTTTG GTGACTTTGGTATGGATGACCGAGAGATGATGCGTGAAGGCAGTGCGTTTGAAGATGACATGTTGGTCAGTACCAGCGCCTCCAATCTGTTACTGGAGCCAGAACAGCCCGAAGCACCTCTGGTCGAGAAGAGCAACCACTTGGAATATGATGACCAGTACAAAGATGACAACTTCGGGGATGGAAATGACGGAGGAATATTGG ATGACAAGCTTATAAGTGATGGTGGCGGGGGTATCTTTGATGACCCACCCACGCTTCCGGAAGAAGGTATCGCACTGCCTGAACAGCCCCCACATGATGACGATCTGGACGATGATGATAATGTATCCC TTGGTGGGGCAGACAGCCCTGATTCTGTGGATCCTGTGGAGCCTCTGCCAACTATGACTGATCAGACTACCTTGGTCCCGAATGAGGAGGAGGCTTTTGCTCTGGAGCCAATTGATATCACAG TCAAGGAAACTAAGGCCAAGAGGAAGAGAaagctgattgtggacagtgtgaagGAGTTGGACAGCAAAACCATTCGTGCCCAGCTGAGCGACTACTCTGATATTGTAACAACACTGGACCTGGCACCTCCAACCAAGAAACTGATGATGTGGAAAGAGACGGGAGGTGTGGAAAAACTTTTCTCCCTTCCTGCTCAGCCCTTGTGGAACCCTAGACTCCTGAAG CTGTTTACACGTTGCCTCACACCTCTGGTAGCTGATGAGCTCCGAAAGAGGAAAAAGGGTGGAGAAGCTGATAATTTGGATGAGTTCCTGAAGGAATTTGAGAATCCGGAAGTTCCAAGAGAGGAAATGAGACAACAGGAAGTTATTG ACCAACCCATATTGGAAGAAGCCAGTAGATTGCAGGAGTCTATGATAGAGGGAAGCAGATCTCAGCTGGATGAAACCATAATGCCACCACCACCAACTCCTCAGCCACTGCCGCTGCCACAGCAACAGCAGCAAGGTGTGAAGCGTGACTCTCAACAGATGGAACCAGAGCCATTGATTCCT caAGAACCAGAGCCTCAGATAGAGATGCCACCTGTGGAACTTCCACCAGAGGAACCTCAGACTCTCAGTGAGCTAATCCCAGAGCTCAATCTTCTACCAGAGAAGGAAAAAGacaaggaggatgaggaggaggag GAGGAAGATACCACGGGGACTGAGCAGGACCAGGAAGAGAGAAGGTGGAACAAGAGGACTCAACAGATGCTACACGGTCTTCAG agagtCTTGGCCAAAACGGGCGCTGAATCCATTAGTTTGATTGACCTGTGCCGAAATACAAACCGCAAGCAAGCCGCAGCAAAATTCTACAGTTTCCTGGTCCTTAAAAAGCAACAAGCGATTGAGCTGACACAGGAGGAACCATACAGTGACATCATTGCCACACCAGGCCCAAGGTTTCACGTGGTCTGA